The following proteins are encoded in a genomic region of Gossypium hirsutum isolate 1008001.06 chromosome D05, Gossypium_hirsutum_v2.1, whole genome shotgun sequence:
- the LOC107905721 gene encoding high mobility group B protein 3 produces MKGGKSKSDTKSSRLAVNKKSSAKAGKKSGKAAKDPNKPKRPASAFFVFMEEFREQYKKEHPKNKSVAAVGKAGGEKWKSLSDAEKAPYIAKAEKRKVEYEKNMKAYTKRQAEAPKEEESESEKSVSEVNDEEDEDDEEGSGEEEDDD; encoded by the exons ATGAAGGGAGGTAAATCCAAGTCAGATACTAAGAGCTCCAG GCTCGCCGTGAACAAGAAATCTAGCGCCAAAGCTGGAAAGAAATCGGGGAAGGCGGCTAAGGATCCAAACAAGCCAAAGAGGCCTGCTAGTGCCTTCTTCGTTTTCAT GGAGGAGTTCCGTGAGCAATACAAGAAGGAACACCCAAAAAACAAATCTGTCGCTGCT GTGGGCAAAGCTGGTGGAGAAAAATGGAAGAGCTTGTCTGATGCT gAAAAAGCACCTTATATAGCAAAGGCAGAGAAGCGAAAGGTCGAGTATGAAAAGAACATGAAGGCCTACACTAAGAGACAG GCTGAGGCTCCCAAAGAAGAAGAGTCGGAGTCTGAGAAGTCGGTGTCTGAGGTGAATGATGAGGAGGATGAGGACGATGAAGAAGGCAGCGGAGAG GAAGAAGATGATGACTAA
- the LOC107905720 gene encoding Fanconi anemia group J protein homolog isoform X1, which produces MADDAQLIFCPYSYIINLVIRGAMDVDIKGAIIVLDEAHNLEDIAREGGSVDLEEDALHKLQMELHQLKMIKADVYQPLSEMIMNLISWIEQTKSKLEATNESKHYFSSWTGDKAVRQLQEANISQQFFPVLLECATKAIRAASDTESDVLHLSGMSVITLEGLFSSLTYFFSRDGSHIFDYQLALQRYFKKDEKNASGSWTCSLGLWCLNPSVVFRDVSDLSLSVILTSGTLSPMNSFSSELGVQFGNCLEAPHVIDIKSQVWSAVISHGPDNYQLDASYKTADQYAFQDSLGKSLEEIFKIVPGGCLVFFPSYKLMKKLCDRWHNTGQWSQLKARKPLFVEPRGGNQEEFETVLKGYYNSVSRVKKPVLRKKRRIKRTDDNVVESAEVTSPRGAAFLAVFRGKVSEGIDFSDDNARVVIAVGIPFPNINDKQIELKKKYNNTYRSSKNLLSGNEWYCQQAFRALNQALGRCIRHRYDYGAIILLDWRFQDEKNRAHISKWLRPSIRMYGSFEKSLDELRSFFREVKDLVSKNKQLSSLAKYDTTFPQMKPQSDIAAQTRVQADKDEKTCTECIDLECNSPKDSGCFEASTMTFSNEDQDLLVVKETPVVNAGICVASPGSVTKDANSGSTIIQASTNSPDQFLFHPMSSTNPNEVPSVFESTITPGKDADQNTPLNLSVCSYMQKRRKPISSTFINLVDEENSDISAQIPGSTNFEGLTNGDMLRRIDFSFETSSAENDYPKETNVPRPLATGNTIPVMDKRLQIFCLLCRSPLGRPENNLYLSFSLTVSSKVYLLSLFKERLTSCDSNTPPTVPVIVTDISSVDPRLCNGTLEGDREQGTWREEDGCVFKKVFCPFCTNPNNCLGVQIKAADEKNVQLLNKVMLYHGSVVIGHSEAAGDQAAKDKDLLQVNGSSTKKTTILKSIEKFAYSPKQTDLGGWRTTKSKLKLSKK; this is translated from the exons AACCTAATAAGTTGGATTGAGCAGACAAAGAGCAAATTAGAAGCAACAAATGAATCTAAGCACTACTTCTCCTC CTGGACCGGTGACAAGGCGGTAAGGCAACTCCAAGAAGCTAACATTTCACAGCAATTCTTCCCTGTCTTGCTAGAATGTGCAACAAAG GCAATCAGAGCTGCTTCAGATACAGAATCAGATGTACTTCATTTAAGTGGCATGTCTGTCATAACCTTGGAag GGCTGTTCTCTTCACTGACATATTTCTTCTCAAGAGATGGTTCTCACATTTTTGATTATCAGCTTGCTCTACAACGATATTTTAAAAAAGATGAGA AAAATGCTTCTGGCAGTTGGACATGTTCATTAGGTTTGTGGTGCTTGAACCCGTCCGTTGTATTCAGAGATGTATCTGATCTTTCATTATCAGTCATCTTAACTTCTGG GACATTATCGCCAATGAACTCCTTCTCATCTGAACTTGGCGTGCAGTTTGGAAACTGTTTGGAGGCTCCTCATGTTATTGATATCAAATCCCAG GTATGGTCTGCTGTAATCTCCCATGGTCCAGACAATTACCAATTGGATGCAAGTTACAAAACAGCGGATCAATATGCTTTCCAG GACTCACTTGGCAAATCCTTGGAAGAAATTTTCAAGATTGTTCCAGGTGGCTGTCTGGTTTTCTTCCCAAGTTACAAGCTGATGAAGAAGCTTTGTGATCGTTGGCATAACACAGGCCAATGGTCACAACTTAAAGCACGAAAGCCCCTTTTTGTtg AGCCAAGAGGAGGTAATCAGGAAGAATTTGAGACTGTTCTGAAAGGTTATTATAATTCAGTATCTCGAGTCAAGAAACCTGTTCTTCGGAAGAAGAGAAGGATAAAAAGAACAGATGACAATGTGGTTGAGTCTGCAGAAGTTACTAGCCCCAGAGGGGCGGCTTTTCTTGCAGTTTTCCGAGGAAAG GTGTCAGAAGGCATAGATTTTTCTGATGATAATGCTAGGGTGGTA ATAGCTGTTGGCATTCCCTTCCCGAATAT AAATGATAAACAGATCGAGTTAaagaagaaatataataatacttaCAGATCATCTAAAAACCTTCTGAGTGGAAATGAGTGGTACTGCCAGCAAGCCTTCAGAGCTCTAAATCAAGCTCTTG GGCGCTGTATACGCCATAGATATGATTATGGAGCCATCATCCTACTAG ATTGGCGTTTTCAGGATGAAAAGAATAGAGCACATATTTCGAAGTGGCTAAGGCCATCCATTAGAATGTATGGAAGTTTTGAGAAGTCATTGGACGAGCTGAGATCCTTTTTCAGAGAAGTCAAG GACTTGGTTTCCAAGAACAAG CAACTATCTTCTTTGGCAAAATATGACACCACTTTTCCCCAAATGAAGCCTCAAAGTGATATTGCAGCTCAGACAAGGGTTCAAGCAGATAAGGACGAGAAGACCTGCACTGAATGTATTGATCTAGAATGCAACTCACCAAAAGATTCAGG GTGTTTTGAGGCTTCAACTATGACATTCTCCAACGAAGATCAAGATTTGCTCGTGGTCAAGGAAACGCCAGTTGTCAATGCTGGTATCTGTGTAGCTAGTCCAGGTTCCGTAACCAAGGATGCTAACTCTGGTTCAACTATAATTCAGGCCTCAACCAACTCTCCGGATCAATTTCTGTTTCATCCAATGTCTTCAACAAACCCGAACGAAGTTCCTTCTGTTTTTGAATCAACAATCACCCCTGGAAAAGATGCGGATCAGAACACACCATTGAATCTCAGTGTTTGTTCATATATGCAGAAAAGGAGGAAACCCATAAGTTCAACTTTTATTAACCTTGTTGACGAAGAAAACAGTGATATTTCTGCTCAAATTCCAGGTTCCacgaattttgagggactaaccAATGGAGATATGCTTCGCAGAATTGATTTTAGTTTTGAAACTAGTTCAGCTGAAAACGATTATCCTAAGGAGACAAATGTTCCACGGCCATTAGCAACTGGTAATACTATTCCGGTTATGGATAAAAGATTACAGATTTTCTGTTTACTCTGCAGAAGTCCTTTAGGTCGCCCTGAAAATAATTTGTATCTCAGTTTCTCACTGACTGTGTCCTCAAAAGTCTACTTGTTATCTCTTTTCAAAGAGAGATTAACTTCTTGTGATTCAAATACGCCACCAACTGTACCGGTTATAGTAACCGATATTTCATCAGTTGATCCAAGACTTTGCAATGGAACTCTTGAAGGTGATCGAGAACAGGGCACTTGGCGTGAAGAAGACGGGTGTGTATTCAAAAAGGTCTTTTGCCCCTTCTGCACTAACCCTAACAATTGTCTTGGTGTGCAAATCAAAGCAGCTGATGAAAAGAATGTGCAGTTACTAAACAAG GTAATGCTTTACCATGGAAGTGTGGTAATTGGACATTCTGAAGCAGCAGGGGACCAGGCAGCAAAGGATAAG GATTTGCTACAGGTGAATGGCTCAAGCACAAAGAAGACTACCATTttaaaatccattgaaaaatTTGCATATTCTCCCAAGCAAACAGACTTGGGAGGATGGAGGACTACAAAATCGAAG CTAAAACTTTCCAAGAAATAG
- the LOC107905720 gene encoding Fanconi anemia group J protein homolog isoform X2, which produces MADDAQLIFCPYSYIINLVIRGAMDVDIKGAIIVLDEAHNLEDIAREGGSVDLEEDALHKLQMELHQLKMIKADVYQPLSEMIMNLISWIEQTKSKLEATNESKHYFSSWTGDKAVRQLQEANISQQFFPVLLECATKAIRAASDTESDVLHLSGMSVITLEGLFSSLTYFFSRDGSHIFDYQLALQRYFKKDEKNASGSWTCSLGLWCLNPSVVFRDVSDLSLSVILTSGTLSPMNSFSSELGVQFGNCLEAPHVIDIKSQVWSAVISHGPDNYQLDASYKTADQYAFQDSLGKSLEEIFKIVPGGCLVFFPSYKLMKKLCDRWHNTGQWSQLKARKPLFVEPRGGNQEEFETVLKGYYNSVSRVKKPVLRKKRRIKRTDDNVVESAEVTSPRGAAFLAVFRGKVSEGIDFSDDNARVVIAVGIPFPNINDKQIELKKKYNNTYRSSKNLLSGNEWYCQQAFRALNQALGRCIRHRYDYGAIILLDWRFQDEKNRAHISKWLRPSIRMYGSFEKSLDELRSFFREVKDLVSKNKQLSSLAKYDTTFPQMKPQSDIAAQTRVQADKDEKTCTECIDLECNSPKDSGCFEASTMTFSNEDQDLLVVKETPVVNAGICVASPGSVTKDANSGSTIIQASTNSPDQFLFHPMSSTNPNEVPSVFESTITPGKDADQNTPLNLSVCSYMQKRRKPISSTFINLVDEENSDISAQIPGSTNFEGLTNGDMLRRIDFSFETSSAENDYPKETNVPRPLATGNTIPVMDKRLQIFCLLCRSPLGRPENNLYLSFSLTVSSKVYLLSLFKERLTSCDSNTPPTVPVIVTDISSVDPRLCNGTLEGDREQGTWREEDGCVFKKVFCPFCTNPNNCLGVQIKAADEKNVQLLNKVMLYHGSVVIGHSEAAGDQAAKDKVNGSSTKKTTILKSIEKFAYSPKQTDLGGWRTTKSKLKLSKK; this is translated from the exons AACCTAATAAGTTGGATTGAGCAGACAAAGAGCAAATTAGAAGCAACAAATGAATCTAAGCACTACTTCTCCTC CTGGACCGGTGACAAGGCGGTAAGGCAACTCCAAGAAGCTAACATTTCACAGCAATTCTTCCCTGTCTTGCTAGAATGTGCAACAAAG GCAATCAGAGCTGCTTCAGATACAGAATCAGATGTACTTCATTTAAGTGGCATGTCTGTCATAACCTTGGAag GGCTGTTCTCTTCACTGACATATTTCTTCTCAAGAGATGGTTCTCACATTTTTGATTATCAGCTTGCTCTACAACGATATTTTAAAAAAGATGAGA AAAATGCTTCTGGCAGTTGGACATGTTCATTAGGTTTGTGGTGCTTGAACCCGTCCGTTGTATTCAGAGATGTATCTGATCTTTCATTATCAGTCATCTTAACTTCTGG GACATTATCGCCAATGAACTCCTTCTCATCTGAACTTGGCGTGCAGTTTGGAAACTGTTTGGAGGCTCCTCATGTTATTGATATCAAATCCCAG GTATGGTCTGCTGTAATCTCCCATGGTCCAGACAATTACCAATTGGATGCAAGTTACAAAACAGCGGATCAATATGCTTTCCAG GACTCACTTGGCAAATCCTTGGAAGAAATTTTCAAGATTGTTCCAGGTGGCTGTCTGGTTTTCTTCCCAAGTTACAAGCTGATGAAGAAGCTTTGTGATCGTTGGCATAACACAGGCCAATGGTCACAACTTAAAGCACGAAAGCCCCTTTTTGTtg AGCCAAGAGGAGGTAATCAGGAAGAATTTGAGACTGTTCTGAAAGGTTATTATAATTCAGTATCTCGAGTCAAGAAACCTGTTCTTCGGAAGAAGAGAAGGATAAAAAGAACAGATGACAATGTGGTTGAGTCTGCAGAAGTTACTAGCCCCAGAGGGGCGGCTTTTCTTGCAGTTTTCCGAGGAAAG GTGTCAGAAGGCATAGATTTTTCTGATGATAATGCTAGGGTGGTA ATAGCTGTTGGCATTCCCTTCCCGAATAT AAATGATAAACAGATCGAGTTAaagaagaaatataataatacttaCAGATCATCTAAAAACCTTCTGAGTGGAAATGAGTGGTACTGCCAGCAAGCCTTCAGAGCTCTAAATCAAGCTCTTG GGCGCTGTATACGCCATAGATATGATTATGGAGCCATCATCCTACTAG ATTGGCGTTTTCAGGATGAAAAGAATAGAGCACATATTTCGAAGTGGCTAAGGCCATCCATTAGAATGTATGGAAGTTTTGAGAAGTCATTGGACGAGCTGAGATCCTTTTTCAGAGAAGTCAAG GACTTGGTTTCCAAGAACAAG CAACTATCTTCTTTGGCAAAATATGACACCACTTTTCCCCAAATGAAGCCTCAAAGTGATATTGCAGCTCAGACAAGGGTTCAAGCAGATAAGGACGAGAAGACCTGCACTGAATGTATTGATCTAGAATGCAACTCACCAAAAGATTCAGG GTGTTTTGAGGCTTCAACTATGACATTCTCCAACGAAGATCAAGATTTGCTCGTGGTCAAGGAAACGCCAGTTGTCAATGCTGGTATCTGTGTAGCTAGTCCAGGTTCCGTAACCAAGGATGCTAACTCTGGTTCAACTATAATTCAGGCCTCAACCAACTCTCCGGATCAATTTCTGTTTCATCCAATGTCTTCAACAAACCCGAACGAAGTTCCTTCTGTTTTTGAATCAACAATCACCCCTGGAAAAGATGCGGATCAGAACACACCATTGAATCTCAGTGTTTGTTCATATATGCAGAAAAGGAGGAAACCCATAAGTTCAACTTTTATTAACCTTGTTGACGAAGAAAACAGTGATATTTCTGCTCAAATTCCAGGTTCCacgaattttgagggactaaccAATGGAGATATGCTTCGCAGAATTGATTTTAGTTTTGAAACTAGTTCAGCTGAAAACGATTATCCTAAGGAGACAAATGTTCCACGGCCATTAGCAACTGGTAATACTATTCCGGTTATGGATAAAAGATTACAGATTTTCTGTTTACTCTGCAGAAGTCCTTTAGGTCGCCCTGAAAATAATTTGTATCTCAGTTTCTCACTGACTGTGTCCTCAAAAGTCTACTTGTTATCTCTTTTCAAAGAGAGATTAACTTCTTGTGATTCAAATACGCCACCAACTGTACCGGTTATAGTAACCGATATTTCATCAGTTGATCCAAGACTTTGCAATGGAACTCTTGAAGGTGATCGAGAACAGGGCACTTGGCGTGAAGAAGACGGGTGTGTATTCAAAAAGGTCTTTTGCCCCTTCTGCACTAACCCTAACAATTGTCTTGGTGTGCAAATCAAAGCAGCTGATGAAAAGAATGTGCAGTTACTAAACAAG GTAATGCTTTACCATGGAAGTGTGGTAATTGGACATTCTGAAGCAGCAGGGGACCAGGCAGCAAAGGATAAG GTGAATGGCTCAAGCACAAAGAAGACTACCATTttaaaatccattgaaaaatTTGCATATTCTCCCAAGCAAACAGACTTGGGAGGATGGAGGACTACAAAATCGAAG CTAAAACTTTCCAAGAAATAG
- the LOC107905722 gene encoding uncharacterized protein has product MGGGGGGEIAAETRKKRKKGRPSLLELQKRSLKQQQLQEPQQPQLLLQKTPNSSINSNRRSTRRHPNLNGGSPVSGSISGGEDDDDDDRLQKKHKPLLGFNSSRTDQHYPIPSALNSASYGSDSNADGDNPDASLKRRKFTAAKPGSDQMGEKLSKVTDTLHGSPVESGPTPTTPLPDKKLLVFILDRLQKKDTYGVFSEPVDPEELPDYHDIIAHPMDFSTVRKKLDEGAYITLEQFEIDVFLICSNAMQYNAPDTIYFRQARSMQELARKDFENLRQDSDEGEPQVKVVRRGRPPGKSLKKSLVSSSSIDHVGSEYSSDATLAAGRDASSLSNTYNLRKAPNSLKLRPADTFIRPSWGSPSKENHAICSSEWENEFPASVVRAVMKYGMKHFAVDENRRDTYNHSSTSGHEQHTFSTLDGELKQLIPVGLSAENGYATSLARFAANLGPVVWKIASRKIESVLPRGLKFGPGWVGENRTVEQPQCSFSDKQRSPNSLSDNPPGRFLSTATSGSNSIAASRFPLQGREDMEAVRGLTSQNDSTSAPSHQFQQSLVPHSGINGSIGGFGFGYSSQTGLVTQCVNSLSEKTTVPTQTHDMISGASDFLPKEAKLADSSIALHSGNAMAVEPEMVSHAAATNVGLQRSSYNEPNFLQFAPDLNVRFLAPGSPSSSVPIGSPQRPDLALQL; this is encoded by the exons AtgggaggtggtggtggtggtgagatAGCAGCGGAGAcaaggaagaagaggaagaagggaAGGCCCTCTCTCTTAGAACTTCAAAAACGCTCTCTCAAACAACAACAACTGCAGGAGCCGCAGCAACCGCAATTGCTTCTTCAAAAAACCCCTAATTCTTCTATCAATTCGAACCGCCGATCCACTCGCCGCCACCCAAATCTCAACGGTGGGTCCCCAGTTTCCGGATCGATTTCCGGAGGAGAAGACGACGACGACGACGACCGCCTACAGAAGAAGCATAAACCATTGCTTGGTTTCAATTCTTCTCGTACTGATCAGCATTATCCGATTCCTTCGGCGCTCAATTCGGCCTCCTATGGGTCCGATTCGAATGCGGATGGTGACAATCCCGACGCGTCACTCAAGCGTCGCAAGTTTACCGCCGCCAAGCCTGGATCTGATCAAATG GGAGAAAAGTTATCGAAAGTGACGGACACTCTTCATG GGTCACCGGTGGAGTCTGGCCCCACCCCCACGACGCCTTTGCCAGACAAAAAGTTGTTGGTGTTCATTCTTGACAGGCTTCAAAA GAAAGATACTTATGGGGTATTCTCTGAGCCAGTAGATCCTGAAGAG CTTCCAGATTACCATGATATTATTGCACACCCAATGGACTTTTCGACAGTCAGGAAAAAACTTGATGAGGGAGCTTATATTACCTTAGAACAATTTGAG ATTGATGTTTTCCTAATATGCTCGAATGCAATGCAGTATAATGCACCAGATACAATTTACTTTCGACAG GCACGATCAATGCAGGAGCTGGCTAGAAAGGACTTTGAGAATTTGAGGCAAGATAGTGATGAAGGTGAACCACAAGTGAAAGTTGTGAGGAGAGGAAGGCCACCTGGAAAGAGCCTCAAAAAGTCATTGGTTTCATCGTCATCTATTGACCATGTTGGTTCTGAGTACTCCTCAGATGCAACACTAGCTGCTGGACGAGATGCTTCTAGCCTTTCAAACACTTACAATTTGAGGAAAGCACCTAATTCCCTCAAACTACGGCCTGCTGATACATTTATCAGGCCCTCCTGGGGTTCTCCTAGCAAAGAGAATCATGCCATTTGTTCATCTGAATGGGAGAATGAATTTCCAG CTTCTGTTGTGAGGGCTGTGATGAAGTATGGGATGAAACATTTTGCAGTAGATGAGAACAGGCGTGACACCTACAACCACTCATCAACTTCTGGACATGAGCAACATACCTTTTCCACCTTGGATGGAGAATTGAAGCAACTAATTCCG GTTGGTTTGAGTGCAGAAAATGGTTATGCTACAAGCTTGGCACGTTTTGCTGCAAATCTTGGACCAGTTGTTTGGAAAATTGCTTCAAGGAAAATTGAAAGTGTTTTGCCTAGAGGACTCAAGTTTGGTCCTGGATGGGTTGGAGAAAACAGGACAGTTGAGCAACCACAATGTTCCTTTTCTGATAAGCAGAGATCTCCGAATTCTCTATCTGATAACCCTCCTGGCAGATTTTTATCAACAGCTACTTCTGGTTCAAACTCCATTGCTGCAAGTAGATTTCCTTTGCAGGGTAGAGAAGACATGGAAGCTGTCAGAGGCCTAACTTCTCAAAATGACTCGACTTCTGCACCTTCTCATCAGTTTCAGCAAAGTCTTGTTCCACACTCGGGTATCAATGGTTCTATTGGTGGGTTTGGGTTTGGTTATTCCTCTCAAACGGGGTTGGTAACACAGTGTGTAAATTCTTTGTCTGAAAAGACTACAGTGCCGACTCAAACACACGACATGATTTCGGGTGCTAGTGATTTTCTTCCAAAAGAGGCCAAGTTGGCAGATAGTTCAATCGCTTTACATTCTGGAAATGCAATGGCTGTGGAGCCTGAAATGGTGTCACATGCGGCGGCAACTAATGTCGGGCTTCAGCGGAGTTCCTATAATGAACCGAATTTCCTTCAATTTGCTCCTGATCTTAATGTGAGATTTCTGGCACCGGGTTCACCTAGTTCTAGTGTGCCAATTGGTTCACCCCAGCGCCCTGATTTAGCATTGCAACTCTAA